Proteins encoded together in one Impatiens glandulifera chromosome 1, dImpGla2.1, whole genome shotgun sequence window:
- the LOC124918913 gene encoding (+)-neomenthol dehydrogenase-like isoform X1 codes for MDAKTRYAIVTGGNKGLGFEVCKQLAATGITVVLTARNEKRGLEALVKLKESASDDVTNIIFHRLDVADPSTIAPLVDFVEAKFGKLDILINNAALLGSNVDWKYLEGIVGKPGWTYGKPGELIDSQYEIAEECLQVNYFGTKKMIEAFVPLLQLSDSPRILNVSSGAGSLQYLPNEWAKGVLNDVDNLTEERIDEVVKEFLKDCKDGTNLETKGWPKILTSYIVSKAALNAYTRVVAKKFPVILVNCACPGYVKTDMTDNTGILSVKEGAENLVRVALLPDDGPSGAFFQQANISSF; via the exons ATGGATGCCAAAACAAGGTATGCTATTGTGACAGGAGGAAATAAAGGATTAGGGTTTGAGGTATGCAAACAATTGGCTGCAACTGGCATCACAGTTGTTCTAACCGCAAGAAACGAGAAAAGAGGACTTGAAGCTCTTGTGAAGCTCAAAGAGTCGGCCAGTGATGATGTCACTAATATCATCTTCCATCGCCTTGATGTGGCCGATCCCTCTACAATTGCCCCTCTTGTTGATTTTGTCGAGGCCAAGTTTGGAAAGCTTGATATCTTA ATCAATAATGCTGCTCTTCTAGGATCCAATGTTGATTGGAAATACCTGGAAGGCATTGTTGGTAAG CCTGGATGGACATATGGCAAACCTGGTGAATTAATAGATTCTCAGTACGAGATTGCAGAAGAATGTCTACAAGTAAATTATTTTGGCACAAAAAAGATGATTGAAGCATTTGTTCCTCTTCTCCAACTATCTGATTCTCCAAGAATTTTGAATGTTTCTTCTGGTGCTGGAAGTTTACAG taCTTGCCGAATGAATGGGCTAAAGGAGTGTTAAATGACGTTGACAACCTCACTGAGGAAAGAATAGATGAGGTGGTGAAAGAGTTTCTCAAGGATTGTAAAGATGGAACTAATTTGGAAACCAAAGGTTGGCCAAAGATTCTAACCTCTTATATAGTATCAAAAGCTGCTTTGAATGCTTACACTAGAGTTGTAGCCAAGAAGTTTCCGGTTATTCTCGTGAATTGTGCTTGCCCAGGTTATGTTAAGACAGACATGACCGACAATACAGGCATACTTTCTGTGAAAGAAGGAGCCGAAAACCTAGTTAGAGTGGCTTTGTTGCCTGATGATGGACCTTCTGGAGCATTCTTTCAACAAGCTAACATATcttctttttaa
- the LOC124918913 gene encoding (+)-neomenthol dehydrogenase-like isoform X2, which translates to MDAKTRYAIVTGGNKGLGFEVCKQLAATGITVVLTARNEKRGLEALVKLKESASDDVTNIIFHRLDVADPSTIAPLVDFVEAKFGKLDILPGWTYGKPGELIDSQYEIAEECLQVNYFGTKKMIEAFVPLLQLSDSPRILNVSSGAGSLQYLPNEWAKGVLNDVDNLTEERIDEVVKEFLKDCKDGTNLETKGWPKILTSYIVSKAALNAYTRVVAKKFPVILVNCACPGYVKTDMTDNTGILSVKEGAENLVRVALLPDDGPSGAFFQQANISSF; encoded by the exons ATGGATGCCAAAACAAGGTATGCTATTGTGACAGGAGGAAATAAAGGATTAGGGTTTGAGGTATGCAAACAATTGGCTGCAACTGGCATCACAGTTGTTCTAACCGCAAGAAACGAGAAAAGAGGACTTGAAGCTCTTGTGAAGCTCAAAGAGTCGGCCAGTGATGATGTCACTAATATCATCTTCCATCGCCTTGATGTGGCCGATCCCTCTACAATTGCCCCTCTTGTTGATTTTGTCGAGGCCAAGTTTGGAAAGCTTGATATCTTA CCTGGATGGACATATGGCAAACCTGGTGAATTAATAGATTCTCAGTACGAGATTGCAGAAGAATGTCTACAAGTAAATTATTTTGGCACAAAAAAGATGATTGAAGCATTTGTTCCTCTTCTCCAACTATCTGATTCTCCAAGAATTTTGAATGTTTCTTCTGGTGCTGGAAGTTTACAG taCTTGCCGAATGAATGGGCTAAAGGAGTGTTAAATGACGTTGACAACCTCACTGAGGAAAGAATAGATGAGGTGGTGAAAGAGTTTCTCAAGGATTGTAAAGATGGAACTAATTTGGAAACCAAAGGTTGGCCAAAGATTCTAACCTCTTATATAGTATCAAAAGCTGCTTTGAATGCTTACACTAGAGTTGTAGCCAAGAAGTTTCCGGTTATTCTCGTGAATTGTGCTTGCCCAGGTTATGTTAAGACAGACATGACCGACAATACAGGCATACTTTCTGTGAAAGAAGGAGCCGAAAACCTAGTTAGAGTGGCTTTGTTGCCTGATGATGGACCTTCTGGAGCATTCTTTCAACAAGCTAACATATcttctttttaa